The Coffea arabica cultivar ET-39 chromosome 9e, Coffea Arabica ET-39 HiFi, whole genome shotgun sequence genome has a window encoding:
- the LOC140014700 gene encoding receptor kinase-like protein Xa21 — MSLGFVYLRYRRKGKSPIEVDMFAKERISFYKLSQATDNYDERNFLGKGSFGFVYKGTLDDGRVVAVKVFDLHSEGALMSFGAECEALRNLHHQNLTKVISSCSNPDFKALVLEFMPNGNLEKWLYAIDSSLDIIKRLDILVDGASALQYLHYEHATPVVHCDLKPSNVLLDEDMVARVSDFGLTKLLAPEESIVYTQTLATLCYLAPAYGKRVLAILVEYGSEGLASTK; from the exons ATGTCCCTGGGATTTGTTTACCTAAGATATCGACGGAAAGGTAAAAGTCCCATAGAAGTAGATATGTTTGCAAAAGAAAGAATTTCCTTCTACAAACTTTCACAGGCAACCGATAATTACGATGAAAGGAACTTTTTGGGAAAAGGAAGCTTTGGATTTGTTTACAAAGGTACCCTTGATGATGGGAGGGTTGTGGCTGTTAAGGTGTTTGATTTACATTCAGAAGGAGCATTGATGAGTTTTGGAGCAGAATGTGAAGCATTACGCAATCTTCACCATCAAAACCTCACAAAAGTCATTAGCAGCTGCTCTAACCCTGACTTCAAAGCATTGGTTCTTGAATTCATGCCTAATGGAAATCTTGAGAAGTGGTTGTATGCCATTGACTCTTCTCTAGATATTATCAAGAGATTGGACATCTTGGTGGATGGTGCTTCTGCACTGCAGTATCTCCACTATGAGCATGCGACACCAGTAGTGCATTGCGATTTGAAGCCTAGTAATGTCCTGCTAGATGAAGATATGGTTGCCCGTGTAAGTGATTTCGGCCTTACAAAGCTGTTGGCTCCAGAGGAGAGCATTGTATACACCCAAACACTAGCCACTCTTTGCTATCTCGCACCAG CTTATGGTAAAAGAGTACTTGCCATTCTTGTAGAGTATGGATCGGAAGGATTAGCATCAACCAAATAA
- the LOC113710729 gene encoding uncharacterized protein, whose amino-acid sequence MPMKRSRVDTEEELTLSVAIKQQQQKQSTEDQARVQKIAKESNPPKLGHFLDNCHYCKKHMPVGVEVYMYRDFCGFCSIGCREIQMSLDKLAKKQAKLAQKQSASISDKVDQ is encoded by the exons ATGCCAATGAAGCGTAGCCGAGTTGACACCGAAGAGGAGTTGACACTGTCGGTTGCAATCAAGCAACAGCAACAGAAACAGTCAACAGAGGATCAAGCTAGg gTTCAAAAGATAGCCAAGGAGAGTAATCCACCGAAACTTGGTCATTTTTTAGACAACTGCCACTATTGCAAGAAGCATATGCCAGTGGGTGTTGAAGTCTACATGTATAG AGACTTCTGCGGGTTCTGCTCTATTGGATGCCGTGAGATACAAATGTCACTTGATAAACTGGCAAAAAAGCAAGCAAAGCTGGCGCAAAAACAATCAGCAAGCATCAGTGACAAAGTGGATCAGTGA
- the LOC113710728 gene encoding GDSL esterase/lipase At5g03980-like, whose translation MTSFHRPTGRCSNGLLMIDSISRALNLPLLDPYLKRTGVFNQGVDFAVAGSIAPDTSFFQARNIPVPISNTPLGAQMQWFKNHLKYVGRSPSDCAARLQRSLIMMGEIGGNDYNHTFFNGKSIQEVRTYVPHVVSAIINGVREVVRLGAARVVVPGNFPIRCIPIYLTSFAIPEPEAYDQMGCLREVNEFARYHNYYLQRALHSLRQKLKRDNPNVVVVYADYYGALESVLACAPFLGFDRRSLLKSYCGIGGIYNYDGRRMCGTLEVPVCRELEKYIYWDGIHVTQRANRHMSEFLISYMLSKMQCVW comes from the coding sequence ATGACTTCCTTCCATAGACCTACTGGTCGATGCTCAAACGGCCTTCTCATGATCGACTCCATCTCCAGAGCTCTTAATCTTCCTCTCCTGGACCCCTACTTGAAAAGAACTGGAGTATTCAATCAGGGAGTAGACTTTGCTGTAGCGGGGAGCATAGCTCCCGACACCTCATTTTTCCAGGCCCGAAATATTCCAGTTCCTATCTCCAATACTCCTCTCGGTGCTCAGATGCAGTGGTTTAAAAATCATCTCAAATATGTTGGCCGTTCCCCATCAGATTGTGCAGCTAGACTTCAAAGATCCTTAATAATGATGGGAGAAATCGGGGGAAATGATTATAACCATACTTTCTTCAATGGAAAATCAATACAAGAGGTCAGGACTTATGTTCCTCACGTCGTAAGTGCGATAATCAATGGGGTAAGAGAAGTTGTTAGACTCGGGGCTGCTCGTGTTGTGGTTCCAGGAAATTTCCCTATTCGTTGCATCCCAATTTATTTGACTAGTTTTGCGATTCCTGAACCAGAAGCATACGACCAGATGGGATGCCTGAGAGAGGTAAATGAGTTTGCAAGGTACCACAACTACTATCTTCAAAGGGCTCTTCATTCTTTGAGGCAAAAGTTGAAAAGGGATAATCCAAATGTGGTTGTTGTCTACGCTGATTACTACGGGGCTCTGGAATCAGTTCTTGCTTGTGCTCCATTTCTTGGATTCGACCGAAGATCTTTATTAAAATCATATTGTGGGATTGGAGGGATTTACAACTATGATGGTCGGAGGATGTGCGGAACACTTGAAGTTCCAGTTTGTCGGGAGCTTGAAAAGTACATATATTGGGATGGAATTCATGTGACACAGAGAGCTAATCGCCATATGTCTGAGTTTCTGATCAGTTACATGTTATCAAAGATGCAGTGCGTGTGGTAG
- the LOC113710726 gene encoding GDSL esterase/lipase At5g03980-like, giving the protein MIDFISRALNLPLLDPCLKRTGVFNQGVDFAVAGSTALDTSFFQARNIPVPIFNTPLSAQMQWFKDHLKFVCRSPSDSAARLQRSLIMMGEIGGNFPISCILIYLTSFANPDLEAYDQMGCLREVNEFARYHNYYLHRALHALRQKLKRDNLNVVVVYADYYGALESVLARAPFLGYDRRSLLKSCCGIAGIYNYDGRRMCGTPGVPVCREPEKYIYWDGIHMTQKTYRHMFEFLISDMLSKMQCVW; this is encoded by the exons ATGATCGACTTCATCTCCAGAGCTCTTAATCTTCCTCTCCTGGATCCCTGCTTGAAAAGAACTGGAGTATTCAATCAGGGAGTAGACTTTGCTGTAGCTGGGAGCACAGCTCTCGACACCTCATTTTTTCAGGCCCGAAATATTCCAGTTCCTATCTTCAATACTCCTCTCAGTGCTCAGATGCAATGGTTTAAAGATCATCTCAAATTTGTCTGTCGTTCCCCATCAGATTCTGCAGCTAGACTTCAAAGATCCTTAATAATGATGGGAGAAATCGGGG GAAATTTCCCTATTAGTTGCATCCTAATTTATTTGACTAGTTTTGCGAATCCTGATCTAGAAGCATACGACCAGATGGGATGCTTGAGAGAGGTAAATGAGTTTGCAAGATACCACAACTACTATCTTCATAGGGCTCTTCATGCTTTGAGGCAAAAGTTGAAAAGGGACAATCTAAACGTGGTTGTTGTCTACGCTGATTACTACGGGGCTCTGGAATCAGTTCTTGCTCGTGCTCCATTTCTTGGATACGACCGAAGATCTTTATTAAAATCGTGTTGTGGGATTGCAGGGATTTACAACTATGATGGTCGGAGGATGTGCGGAACACCTGGAGTTCCAGTTTGTCGGGAGCCTGAAAAGTACATATATTGGGACGGAATTCATATGACACAGAAAACTTATCGCCATATGTTTGAGTTTCTGATCAGTGACATGTTGTCAAAGATGCAGTGCGTGTGGTAG
- the LOC113710725 gene encoding GDSL esterase/lipase At5g03980-like, with product MTSFHRPTGRSSNGLLMMDFISRALNLPLLDPYLKRIGVFNQGVDFAVAGSTALDTSFFQDRNIPVPISNTPLSGQMQWFKDHLKSVCRSPSDCATRLQRSLIMIGEIGGNDYNHAFFNKKSIQEVRTYVPHVVSAIINGVREVVRLRAARVVVPGNFSIGCIPIHLTSFVNPDPEAYDQMGCLRELKRDNPNMVVVYADYYGALESVLTRAPFLAFDRGSFLKSRCGIGGIYNYDGRWMCGTPGVPVCRGPEKYIYWDGIHMTQKAYRHTSEFLISDILS from the exons ATGACTTCCTTCCATAGACCCACTGGTCGATCCTCAAACGGCCTTCTCATGATGGACTTCATCTCCAGAGCTCTTAATCTTCCTCTCCTAGATCCCTACTTGAAAAGAATTGGAGTATTCAATCAAGGAGTAGACTTTGCTGTAGCTGGGAGCACAGCTCTCGACACCTCATTTTTCCAGGACCGAAATATTCCAGTTCCTATCTCCAATACTCCTCTCAGTGGTCAGATGCAATGGTTTAAAGATCATCTCAAATCTGTCTGCCGTTCCCCATCAGATTGTGCAACTAGACTTCAAAGATCCTTGATAATGATAGGAGAAATCGGGGGTAATGATTATAACCATGCTTTCTTCAATAAAAAATCAATACAAGAGGTCAGGACTTATGTTCCTCACGTTGTAAGTGCGATAATCAATGGGGTAAGAGAAGTTGTTAGACTCAGGGCTGCTCGTGTTGTGGTTCCAGGAAATTTTTCTATTGGTTGCAtcccaattcatttgactagttttgTGAATCCTGATCCAGAAGCATACGACCAAATGGGATGCCTGAGAGAG ttgaaaaGGGATAATCCAAACATGGTTGTTGTCTACGCTGATTACTACGGGGCTCTGGAATCAGTTCTTACTCGTGCTCCGTTTCTTGCATTCGACCGAGGATCTTTTTTAAAATCACGTTGTGGGATTGGAGGGATTTATAACTATGATGGTCGGTGGATGTGCGGAACACCTGGAGTTCCAGTTTGTCGGGGGCCTGAAAAGTACATATATTGGGATGGAATTCATATGACACAGAAAGCTTATCGCCATACGTCTGAATTTCTGATCAGTGACATTTTGTCATAG
- the LOC140014701 gene encoding acetylajmalan esterase-like yields the protein MTYFHRPIGRCSNGLLMIDFISRALNLPLLDPYLKITGVFNQGVDFAVAGSLDTSFFQARNILVPISNTPLRAQMQWFKDHLKSVCHSPSDCAARLQRSLIKSCCGIGGIYNYDGRWICETPGVPVCREPEKYIYWDGIHMTQKVCRHMQPRI from the coding sequence ATGACTTACTTCCATAGACCCATTGGTCGATGCTCAAACGGCCTTCTCATGATCGACTTCATCTCCAGAGCTCTTAATCTTCCTCTCCTGGATCCCTACTTGAAAATAACTGGAGTATTCAATCAGGGAGTAGACTTTGCCGTAGCGGGGAGCCTCGACACCTCATTTTTCCAGGCCCGAAATATTCTAGTTCCTATATCCAATACTCCTCTCAGAGCTCAGATGCAATGGTTTAAAGATCATCTCAAATCTGTCTGCCATTCCCCATCAGATTGTGCAGCTAGACTTCAAAGATCCTTAATAAAATCATGTTGTGGGATTGGAGGGATTTACAACTATGATGGTCGGTGGATATGCGAAACACCTGGAGTTCCAGTTTGTCGAGAGCCTGAAAAGTACATATATTGGGATGGAATTCATATGACACAGAAAGTTTGTCGCCATATGCAGCCACGGATTTAA